The following nucleotide sequence is from Salvelinus sp. IW2-2015 linkage group LG26, ASM291031v2, whole genome shotgun sequence.
ttgactgagggagctctagcagggcagaaactgacttgttggaaagatggcatcctgtgacggtgacacattgaaagtcactgagctcttcagtatgggccattctactgccaattgtTGTTTATGGagcttgcatggctgtgtgctcaattttatacacttgtcagcaatccactaatttaaaagggtgtccacatacttttgtatatagtgtatactgtgtttgtaaaatgtgtatacagtagtatgtataagctggaagagAGAGTCTAAGTATTGTTGTCAATTAGTTTACTCCAGTTAGGGGAGTTGTGGGGTTAGGGGAAAAagagaacaaaaatatatttaaaaaaacatatatatatatataaaattatatatttagagaaaaatatatatatgggaaattggaaatgatgcagacaattacattgatagaagccacatctatctgcaatattaaagctgatctaccccctaaagaATATATATTACTAttgtgaaagtattcatacaGATATTCTACTAATAATTCTACCATAATGCTAACTAATCAACTGGACTTTTGTCAATATCAATTTCCGTTGGCTTTTAGAAGGCAAAATACAGTTTTGAAGACCTTAAAGGGAAATTTCACAATGTGAATTtaaccaattagtaggcaatgcctactcgTAATTGGTTGAAATCACATGAAGCACACCAGATGATGCGGTGGAAAAAcatatcttcctctatctttttgactacaaaacatagaaacgtgccattttcacatatgttgatgttggggtagTACTGGAGATGAAGAATATGAAGTAGAACATATTTGACATTTCcctttaattacttttttgttATCTGCATTCATTTTAATCAGATCAATCAACCATTTCACACTTGAGGAAAACACGTCAATTTAATTAAGAAATCAGATTTCATGCAAGACAATGAAGCCATCATCCATTACACATACTATCCTGCAAATGATGTGCTACTTTCTACAGGGACGTGCATAATTATCTGGCTAAATGTGGATCATACACGGGCCACACCTCCCACGCTGAGGCAGGGTAATTGTGTTTCCATAGTGATGCAATTTGCTTCCAACACTTTGGAGATACCAGATTGGAATCATGTGATCATGGAACCATAGCTTCCAATCTCTGCTTCTTCTGAGGGAAAAGGATTTTCAAGCCATTCCTTATGATGATGGTTTACCACTTAGTTAAGACAGTGAAATAATGCAGCGCACAATGTATTTATAGCTGTTGGTCAATTCCAGTCTTCACCATTTGAGTGGGAAAACCCCCCAGATTAAGAGCATTGCTCATACTCACTCAGTACTAGGGATTAGGAAATACATTACATTGTGACTAAACAGAAGCACACATTTGGAGGGTTTaagtggaaaatgtccaaatatTGCCTTTAATAACTCTCTTGGCTTGAACTTTGTCTCTCATTAGGAAAAACATTGCATACTATTGGAGATCAGAAGGTATTCACGTGTCTACGCCTGATTTATTTCTGAGGCCACCTGGGACAGTTTAAAAACAATGTCAAATGCTCATGGGAGAATGCTTGAAGATGTTCAAGACACATCCTCTTTACTCTTAAATCACCCTTTATCACAGTGGTCTAAATGTCGTCATGAATATAAGAAGGCATTTTTCACATAAATATGAGCGGAGTATATCGGAGTTATCAGAAATAACAATGGCAATGCTCACATGATTGAAGGATAttcacctgttttctattgttttctacctggggcggcaggtagcctagtggttagagcgttggactagtaaccgcaagatcgaatccccgagctgacaaggtaaaaatctgtcgttctgcccctgaacaaggcagttaacccactgttcctaggccgtcattgaaaaaaagaatttgttcataactgacttgcctagttaaataaaggtaaaaaatgtaataaacagGACTGAGTATTGCATGACCTCACCCACATTAGATACTAAgcattattttactattttggAGAATTTAATGGTGTTATATCAGtgaaaatacttatgtcaatggcATGGTGATGAGGAGCCAATGCATTCTGAACATGGAGTTCTTTGTAGCCCCCTGTAAAGTTCTAGAATATCCACATTGAAGTAATGATTGTATACAAAAACAATATGTGTGGGCAGGAGTGTGGGTAGTCAGGAGTTAAAGGTTATACATATACAATATGGTTCCCTTTAGCTGCTAGACCCTGAGCAAGTGCGGGAAGGCCGGTTGTCATGGAAATAAGAGCAGCGTTTATGTATGtatcttcacctctctctctcaaagttcACAATATCCAAGGAGAAAACAAAACGATTAAAACATTTGAGAACAAATGTCTCAATACAAAATCAAATTCTCAATCATGTCAACCTCACAATCATCCATATAATGACAGCAAATTGATTAAGCTTTTAACTGGTAGAGCATTTAGGATATTTTTAGGCAGCAAATGATCTCTCATCATTATTGCCATAACCACTCTACCACTCACAAATGTTGGGACTACGCGAGCTCCGCCGATTCGGATGGACAGCAGGTGGCTTTTCTTCACGCCAGAAGAATCCTTAAAACCTCTCTTAAAACCTCTTCCCTCCCACGCAGACCTCTGCTCGATATCGAAGCGTTTTTCTATCGTGCAGGAGGGCTAGAGAAAAGCTCAAGCTCATGTAATTGAGGGAAATTAACTGTAGATGTGAATGTGTGCTACTTTGGGCTACTTCAGTTATGTGAGTGGAAGGCAAGCAAAGGAATTAACCATACCGTGTAAGGACCGTCTTGAGAGAAGGTATGAAAATACAACACTCTCACTTAACAGCTAGATACATTATTTCATGTCTATCAAAGATACCAACTTTGATAACTTGTACACAAGTTATAATATTGTAATGTTTAAGCATATTCTATGATTATACCACCAGTTGAAGACGTTCCACCCAGACCAGAGGAGCTCTCCATGACTGTATCGTATTCTGTGAAGAGAAAAAACATCATAAACAGGGTATCTTTTtctttgcatatttttttttgcagttaTTATAAAGGGTACACATTTAAAAGTGACAATGAACTTGACAGTAATAACTGAAATATTGTCCTGATTTGCTGTCagtgtttggagaaaaaaagaaCAACAGCTAATATCCTCCAGCATTGAAAAGGAAGAAGGGAGCTCCCAGAGCTGACACTGATAGCTCACTTGTTGATGCTCAGTATGTCTCTTAACCATTTATTGGGATTAGGGCTAGTTGTAATGATTCTGCTCTGCTAGGTTTATCACAGCCCCATGGTAGAATAGTGGCAGTGGTGGTGATGTAATGTCCACCAACAAAAAGAGCATTGGTTTTATATGAATGGTACAAATAGAGGACCAATTTCAAAAACTGAAGTTGCATTGTCATGTATTGCTATTTCCAGCCCTGGAACTGCTGCGGAGACTAATGTTGGCTAGGACAGTGGGGCATGGTGGAATAGGTGGGGGTTAGACTGTACCTGCGGTTGTCCCAGGGctttgtagttgtgtgtgtgctggtgggcGGGTGGGTAGGGCAGAGCATGCATAAGAAGGTTAGGTCAGACGAGATGACAGACCTTTTCATGTCTGCCCGCTTATGAAATCAGCGAACCGTCACCTCCAGTCAATTTGCCCCTGACAGTAAGGGTAGACTGCATCTGTTGTATCTCTAGGCTTTGGACTGTTTGGAAAAGAAGCCCTGAACTAAACCATGAGTGGTGAGTATGCTATGCTTAAAgagtatcccactgggcacagatgtcagttcaacatctagttttgatttacatttggttgagttgtcagctaacgtgaattcaacatgaaatcataAACAAAAATCACCATGTTATTGGATTTAGGTGAAAAGTTggataaaaaaatactaaaatccCATACATTGacaactttttgcaaatccagtcagttttccacgtatatttttttgtgtggaaatgatgtggaaacaatctTGCCCAGTGGGATATTAAAGGTAAGGCAGATTGAGTCAGTTTGAAAAAAAGTGGGAGTTTAAGGGACCAGTTGATATTTTCAGCAAATTTTCTTGATATCCATTGTGTTGTTTGATTTTTGCTTCTTTGTTTACAAAACTTGTTGCATATAAAAGCTGTGATTTGCTTCTGGCTTTTACGTGTTAGAATCATACTGTAGTGTTGGTACTCTGTGTTCCTGCATATTTTAGCAGGATAGTTTGAAGAGGCTCAAGGCTTTCTTGTAAGTTAGGCATGAAATACCATCACCTTTTTAAGCCAACTTCTCCATACATACCATGGCAAGGCTAATGTAGGTTACCTGTGCCCTGGGTGGTGACATCCAGGGACTCGTCCAGTAAGAAATGCATGCAACTTTAATTTCAACCTGCAGCTTGCCAGCCTGCCAGGGTGCACACAGGGCATGTTCATTTGGGTGAAACATTCAGAACATTGCAGATATAAATATAATGTTGCCTATAGAGCTGCCAACgtctatcaacccctacaaaaatgtccattaattataacccacataataatttacatgtCCTGTTTTTGCAGGATAATTTTTCCTGCTGTAgctaactggctcaaattaagattctacatctgtagtaTGTACTGTAGTTGAATCGTCATTAGTTTCAAAATAATGCTTGTTTGCTGCCTGTATGCACCCCTTTGGGAGTAAAAtcaacattaaatcaaatcaaattgtatttgtcacatgtgccgaatataaCAATAcaagaccttaccatgaaatgcttacttgaaaaagcccttaaccaacaatgcagttcaagaaatagagttaataaaatatttactaaatatactaaagtaaAWWWTTTTTTCGAAACAATCAAATAGTAacacaaatgtacataacaatacagAGTCAATttacgggggtacaggttagtcaaggtcatttgtaaagtgacaatgcatagataataaacagcgagtagcagcggtgtaaaatcaAAGGGGGggtgtaaatagtccaggtggccatttgattagttgttcagcagtcttatggcttgggggtagaagctgttaaggagccttttggtcctagacttggcgcYctggtaccgcttgccatgcggtagcagagagaacagtctatgacttgggtgactggagtctttgacaattctttgggccttcctctgacaccgcctagtatataggtcttgaatgtcaggaagcttggccccagtgatgtactgggccgtacgcactaccctctgtagccccttatggtcagatgccgagcagttgccataccaggcggtgatgcaaccagtcaggatgctcttgatggtgcagctgaataactttttgaggatctggggacccatgccaaatcttttcagtctcctgagggggaaaaggtattgttgtgccctcttcacgactgtcttggtgtgtttggaccatgatagtttgttggtgatgtggacaccaaggaacttgaaactctcgacccggtCCACTTCAGTcccatcaatgttaatgggggcctgttcggccctcctttttctatagtccacgatcatctcctttgtcttgctcacattgagagagaggttgttgtcctggcaccacactgccaggtctctgacctcttccctataggctgttgtcgatgatcaggcctaccactgttgtgtcatcagcaaacttaatgatgatgttggagccgtgcttgggtgaacagggagtacaggaggggactaagcacgcacccctgaggggctccattgttgagaatcagtgtggcagatgtgttgctgcctacccttaccacctggggcggcccgtcaggatacagttgcagagggaggtgtttagtcccagggtccttagcttagtgatgagctgtgtGGGCActattttgtttaacactgagctgtattcaatgaacagcattctcacataggtgttccttttgtccaggtgtgaaagggcagtgtggagtgcgattgagattgaatctgtgaatctgttggggcggtatgcgaactggagtgggtctcgggtttctggcatgatggtgttgatgtgagccatgaccaacctttcgaAGCACTTTAtgactcgcgtcactgggcagctcgcggctgggtttccctttctagtccataatatttttcaagccctgccacatccaatgagcgtTGGAGACGGTTTAGTACTATtatatcttagtcctgtattgacgctccttgaaagcggaagctctagcctttagctcggtgtggatgttgcctgtattccatggcttctggatgggaaatgtacgtatggtcactgtggggacagcgtcgtcaatgcacttattgatgagcccgatgactgaggtggtacactcctcaatgccattggatgaatcctggaaaatattccagtctgtgctagcaaaacagtcttgtggCATAGCATCCGtgccatctgaccacttccatattgagcgagtcactgtacttcctgctttaggttttgcttgtaagcaggaatcaggaggatagaattatggtcacatttgccaaatggagggcaagggagagctttgtatgcatctgtgtggagtaaaggtggtctagagtttttttttttctctggttgcacgtgacatgctggtagaaatgatgtaaaacggatttaagtttgcctgtattaaagtccctggccactaggaacgccgcttctggatgagcatttcttGTTTTCTTGTTATAAGGACATATTAGGTGAATTTCCTGGGATTAGTTATATGATATGGCTTAGAACAGGCCCTTACCATACTGGAAGGAGCAGTGAGGGAATCAGATACACTACTTGTCTTATAGGATTGCCTTGGACCAGGTAGGATGATAGGATCATCACTCAGAAAATAACTCATATTTAAATGCAGAGCTGTGATACTGCACTGTATGTATTTGTCATGCATTTCATCAACGCTCATCCAGTACTGTTTGAGTATTAGCAACAACCATCAGGTTCTTGAGTGTTCTTTTGCAATCGATTTTAATAATTTTCTGACTTCAGTGTTGCTGAATTGATATTAATATGTCCAACCAACTCCTCTATCAAGCAGTCATGTACACTTCATATACATTTTTCCTTCACTGCATTATAACAGAATGCTTAtggtctcctccatctcctctcctccagtttcACAGGAAACCTGCCTCCTGGACCAGGTGCTGGAGCTGATTATGAATGAGAAGCCCACCAACACCACCAGCCTTTTCCTGAACGAGGACGCCGACAAGCCCtccctccctgaacaaggcctcTGGCGGTGGCTACATAGGGCCATGCAGAAGAGAGTGGCCAGTGCCAAGGACACGATGAGCTCCATCACTAAGGAGAGCGTCAATGGCTTCCTGAGACGCAACCTCTTTGTCCTCCTCACCATCGCAGCAGTGGCTCTGGGCAAGTGGACAAAATACTTTGTTACTGTCTTATTGGAGTTAGGGCTAAGGTGATGTTAAGAGCTAAGGTTATGGTTAGTTTGTTGGTTGTTTGTTAATAGTTAATACAATATTAATTTTTAAAAACTATAGTAATTGCAGTGTTATTACACAGGTATATGAGCTGCAGCCCCCAAGTGTAGACTCCTGTGTCAAGAAGActtgaaatacatacagtattctTCATCAATGATCCAGCCTTTATAtcatgtctcctgtgtgtgtgtccaggtgtcATGCTGGGTTTCGCCCTGCGGCCCCACAACCTGACCCTCAGGGAGATCAAGTACTTTGCCTTCCCTGGAGAGCTGCTGATGAGGATGCTGCAGATGCTGGTTCTGCCTCTCATCGTCTCCAGCCTGGTCACAGGTAGCTGGTCACAGGAGTACTGCTTCCTTAGCATCATTATAATTATTTGCAATTACAGTATGTATTGCTTTTGTCAAACTCAAAGTGATTTACATTTCATGGAGATCTCTCACCCCTTctgcatgtttttattttacattttccaTACTTCTTGCTATTTTGAGTTCAAAGTTAGTTGGTACAGTAATAGTCTTGTGGTAGCAGCTAGAGTATTAATGAGAAAATTATGAACTTTGTCTTGTCTTGCAGGTATTTCCTCTCTGGACAGCAAAGCGTCTGGGAAGATGGGAATGCGGGCTGTGGTTTATTACATGGTGACCACCCTCATCGCGGTCTTCATTGGCATCGTCATTGTGATTGTCATAAAACCAGGGAAAGGCCATAGGGACAGTCCAGTGGCCTCTAGCGGTACCATAGAGCCGGTACAAGCAGCTGACGCCTTCCTGGATCTCATCAGGTAAGTAACTATTGTAGGATCCCAGTGACAATAAGTCAATAGAAGATATTAATAATTGGTTGTCCTTTATTCACTGTGATAATAGTTCTGCATTGTTTATCTTTCAGGAACATGTTCCCACCAAATTTGGTGGAAGCCTGTTTCAAGCAGGTAAGGGAATTCACTTGCCAATTGATCAAGCAGCTATTCTTCAATACACTGTGTTAAAATGCTTACTCACCAAATAAATTGTTAAGGACTGATACTCTTTACTTATACAATACATACATGTATTCAATGCCTGCACTGTTTCCACCAGTACAAAACAGTCTACAAGAAGACCATTTACACCAAGAAAGTGACCGTTACCCTCAACCTGACTGACTCCCTAAACGCTACAGAGGCTGCCTTGGCTGCTAACATGAGCAGAGTCCTGCAGACCATCCAGGTGGGTGACACATCGGTGGTGGGGTGACTTACCCCAATGTAAAGTCCTTTGGGGGAACAAGTGCTACAGTTACTTTGGATAAGTGTAaatgtgatgtgatgtgaagGGGCTGTTCTGCTCCAGGAGACAGTGGTGGAGACGATCCCAGTGTCTGGTTCCTCTAACGGGGTGAACGCCCTGGGATTGGTGGTGTTCTCCATGTGCTTCGGCCTGGTCATCGGCAGCATGAAGCAGCAGGGACAGGCTCTCAGGGACTTCTTCGACTGCCTCAACGAAGCCATCATGCGCTTAGTGGCCATAATCATCTGGTTAGTAGTCAGATTAGTGGTTGCAAAGTAACGTGTTAATGTACTCGTAAATGCTTTTACCATTActtctcacatacagtatatatctcaAAACAGTTGCTTTCGGGGGAATTGTTGTGTTAGGTAGAGTGTGGGCTATCCTACAAATATCTCCCCATCAGGTACGCTCCAGTGGGCATCCTGTTCCTGATAGCAGGTAAGATCGTGGAGATGAAGAATCTGGCCGAGGTGGGAGGTCAGCTGGGGATGTACACGGTGTCTGTCATCGTGGGTCTGCTCATCCACGGCCTCTTCGTCCTGCCCCTGCTCTACTTCCTGGTCACCAGGAAGAACCCCTACACCTTCATCGCTGGCCTGCTGCAGGCCCTCATTACTGCCCTGGGGACGTCCTCTAGGTGGGTGTAGGAACAGATTCAGGGTCAGATGTAGCTAATTCATTGCCCTGGGGATATCCTCTAGTTCAGTGGTTATCCGGTCCTCCAGTAACCCAAACAGTGCACacttttgttgtagccccagacaaactcacctgattcaactcattgagggcttgacgATTGGTTGAcaagtggaatcaggtgtgcttgtccggggctacaacaaaaatgtgtgctgttggaggTACTCGAGgattggagttgggaaacacaGCTAGTTGTTGTTTGGAGCATTATGATCTCATAACGTCCTCTATTCTCTGCCACCCTGCCATAGCTCTGCCACCCTGCCCATCACCTTCCGCTGTCTGGAGGAGAACAACCGTGTGAACAAGAGAGTGACACGCTTCATCCTGCCCGTAGGTGCCACCATCAACATGGATGGCACTGCCCTCTACGAGGCTGTGGCAGCCATCTTTATTGCTCAGGTCAATGACATGGAACTCAACTTTGGCCAAATCCTCACCATTAGGTGAGTGTTAAGACCATTCATCTGATAAGCCACAATGCTATCAATGAGCTAGACCTTCAACTATGAAGTTATTTTTAAGAATTAAGTTAATTTTAACAATACATATTTGTTTAAATCTCAACTTGGAAAGGATATACGAAAGCATATTAGCTAAGAGGAGACTCATAACTCATAACAATGAGTTTTCGTGGTTTTGATGAGATGGATTTTGTGGTCTCTGCCGAACTTCTCCATGCTGTTGGCTTTCTTCTATTGACTTCACAACCCAAGATGGATTACCTCTACCACGGAGTGTTGAATTAGCTCAGGGATggacaactccagtccttgggggccagagtggtgtcacactttcccccccatccctagcaaacacaaataaaaaaatcacatgcttcataataaacaggtatagactaacagtgaaattcttacttatagGTCTTGTtctaacaatgcagttaaagatatacaaaaaagtatttttataGTCACAAAAGGAATAAAtgcacagtgaataacaataacgagtaaaaataacatgctatatacacagagtaccagtaccgaatcgATGTGCAGGGGCACAAAGTAaatgaggtagctatgtacatatactgtaggatgggtaaagtgactaggcaacaggatagataatagacagtagcagcagcatatgtgcaAGAATATGCTAATTTAAGAGATGGCTAGTCATTATTAGCAGATACATTATGGGACACAGGTCAAGTTATTATCGGCGTGCAGCGGTTAGTCTATAACCATGTCCTCCCAGATCAGCATTAAGTATTTTTCACACATCACTCACTACCGATTCCCTAATGCAATGTGTGTTTCTCTTTCTTATTAAATGGTGCCATCCCTCCACAGTATCACAGCAACAGCTGCCAGCATTGGAGCAGCAGGCATCCCGCAGGCTGGTCTGGTTACCATGGTGATTGTATTGACATCGGTGGGACTGCCCACAGAGGACATAACGCTGATCATTGCTGTGGACTGGTTCCTGTAAGTCTGCCTAAATGTCACTGTAAGGCCGCCACCCCACTATAACAGAGAACAGATCCCCCTGAAAGGTTGGCCATGCATTATGCGCATCAGATTATTGATGAACTGTTAACAACTAGCCCTCTCTAATGTTGTGGTGTGGTATACGCTTTTCTGCATGCCTCATAGTTGGATTTACACACAAtggttataattatttatttattttaataacttGTGGATGGATTACTCCAAGGATTgcattgtgtttttgtgtggctgTGCAGAGGTTGACACCctgaggggggtggggtggggtggggtggggtgtgtgtgtgcgtgtgcgtgtgtgtgtgcgtgtgtgcgtgtgtgcgtgtgtaagtaaaataatgtctgtgctTTATCCaatccattttattttatatagcccttcgtacatcagctaatatctcgaagtgctgtacagacacccagcctaaaaccccaaacagctagtaatgcaggtttATAATGTATGTACCTGTGCAGGGACCGACTGAGGACCACTACCAACGTGCTGGGGGACTCTCTGGGGGCGGGCATCGTGGAGCACCTGTCACGCCAGGAGTTGCAGAGCCATGATGTTGAGGTGGGCAACTCAGTGATCGAAGAGAACGAAAAGCCCTACCAGCTCATCTGCCAGGAGAACGACTCAGTGAAGCACCACAACAGTGAGACCCCCATGTAGGGGTCAGGATAGGGGAATTTATAGGCCCAGTCTGAAAACAACCACTAGCCTCTACTGTACTtcttattttagtcaatgccactccaacattgctcaatctaatatttatatatttcttaattccattattttacttttagattagtgtgtattgttgttagatactactgcactgttggagctaggaacacaagcacttCGTCACACccataa
It contains:
- the LOC111952803 gene encoding excitatory amino acid transporter 1, translating into MNEKPTNTTSLFLNEDADKPSLPEQGLWRWLHRAMQKRVASAKDTMSSITKESVNGFLRRNLFVLLTIAAVALGVMLGFALRPHNLTLREIKYFAFPGELLMRMLQMLVLPLIVSSLVTGISSLDSKASGKMGMRAVVYYMVTTLIAVFIGIVIVIVIKPGKGHRDSPVASSGTIEPVQAADAFLDLIRNMFPPNLVEACFKQYKTVYKKTIYTKKVTVTLNLTDSLNATEAALAANMSRVLQTIQETVVETIPVSGSSNGVNALGLVVFSMCFGLVIGSMKQQGQALRDFFDCLNEAIMRLVAIIIWYAPVGILFLIAGKIVEMKNLAEVGGQLGMYTVSVIVGLLIHGLFVLPLLYFLVTRKNPYTFIAGLLQALITALGTSSSSATLPITFRCLEENNRVNKRVTRFILPVGATINMDGTALYEAVAAIFIAQVNDMELNFGQILTISITATAASIGAAGIPQAGLVTMVIVLTSVGLPTEDITLIIAVDWFLDRLRTTTNVLGDSLGAGIVEHLSRQELQSHDVEVGNSVIEENEKPYQLICQENDSVKHHNSETPM